A genomic segment from Xiphophorus maculatus strain JP 163 A chromosome 6, X_maculatus-5.0-male, whole genome shotgun sequence encodes:
- the LOC111608826 gene encoding tripartite motif-containing protein 16-like translates to MEHNHLAQQTLCCSICLDLLKDPVAIACGHNYCMNCIKTHWDEEDEKGIHSCPQCRETFTPRPALKKNTMLAALVEQMKKTGLQAAPADHRYAGHEDVGCDFCTERKLKAIKSCLVCLASYCEKHLQPHYDSDTFKKHKLVEPSKNLQENICSKHGKVTDIFCRTDQKCICYLCSVEQHKGHDTVSAAAEIAERQRELEERRGNIQQRIQDREKDVKLLQQEVEAINHSADKTVEDTETIITKLIRLLRKRRSDVKQQIRSQQETEVSRVKDVQEKLEQEITELKRKDAELEQLSHTEDHNQFLLNYPSLPALSESTHSSSINIRPLRHFEDVTAAVSELREKLQDVLRDSWTNISLMVTKVDVLLSEPEPKSRAAFLKYSCEITLDPNTAQTRLKLSEGNRKVRLMGQSQSYPRHPDRFTHWHQVLSRESLTGRCYWEVEYSGLVNVAVTYKNICREGRGNECFFGNNDKSWALNCNGSSFGHNTIWTFISGPVSSRVGVYLDHRAGILSFYSVSETMTLLHRVQTRFTEPLLAGLNVYNGGGSAEFC, encoded by the coding sequence ATGGAGCACAATCATCTGGCTCAACAAACTTTATGCTGTTCGATCTGtctggatctactgaaggaTCCGGTGGCTATTGCCTGTGGACACAACTACTGCATGAACTGTATCAAAACCCACTGGGATGAAGAGGATGAGAAAGGAATCCACAGTTGTCCACAGTGCAGGGAGACATTCACACCGAGGCCTGCGCTAAAGAAGAACACCATGCTAGCAGCTTTAGTGGAACAGATGAAGAAGACTGGACTCCAAGCTGCTCCTGCTGATCACCGCTATGCTGGACATGAAGATGTAGGATGTGATTTCTGCACTgagagaaaactgaaagccatcAAGTCCTGTTTAGTCTGTCTGGCCTCTTACTGTGAGAAACACCTTCAGCCTCATTATGATTCAGACACATTtaagaaacacaagctggtggagccgtccaagaacctccaggagaacatctgctctAAGCATGGTAAGGTGACTGATATCTTCTGTCGCACTGATCAGAAGTGTATCTGTTATCTCTGCTCTGTGGAGCAACATAAAGGTCACGACACAgtgtcagctgcagcagaaatagctgagaggcagagagagctggaggagagacgaggaaacatccagcagagaatccaggacagagagaaagatgtgaagctgcttcaacaggaggtggaggccatcaatcactctgctgataaaacagtggaggacaCTGAAACCATCATCACCAagctgatccgtctcctccGGAAAAGAAGATCTGATGTGAAGCAGCaaatcagatcccagcaggaaactgaagtgagtcgagtcaaagatgttcaggagaagctggagcaggagatcactgagctgaagaggaaagacgctgagctggagcagctctcacacacagaggatcacaaccagtttctcctcaactacccctcactgccagcactcagtgagtctacacactcatccagcatcaacatccgtcctctgagacactttgaggacgtgacagcagctgtgtcagagctcagagagaaactacaggacgtcctgagagactcatggacaaacatctcactgatgGTCACTAAGGTGGATGTTCtactgtcagaaccagaaccaaagagcagagctgcattcttaaaatattcatgtgAAATCACACTGGATCCAAACACAGCACAAACGCGGCTGAAATTATCAGAGGGGAACAGGAAGGTGAGACTGATGGGTCAATCTCAGTCTTATCCTAGACATCCAGACAGATTCACTCATTGGCATCAGGTTCTGAGCagagagagtctgactggacgttgttactgggaggtggagtaCAGCGGGTTAGTAAACGTAGCAGTTACATATAAGAATATCTGCAGAGAAGGAAGAGGGAATGAATGTTTCTTTGGAAATAATGACAAATCTTGGGCTTTAAATTGTAATGGTTCTAGTTTTGGTCACAACACAATCTGGACCTTCatctcaggtccagtttcctccagagtgggagtgtacctggatcacagagcaggtattctgtccttctacagcgtctctgaaaccatgactctcctccacagagtccagaccagatTCACTGAACCGCTGCTGGCTGGACTTAATGTTTATAACGGTGGAGGTTCTGCAGAGTTCTGTTAA
- the LOC111608825 gene encoding tripartite motif-containing protein 16-like, with product MRAQTCFCFQEIKLIQSLRLRAEMEQQAVQLDRETFFCSICLDLLKDPVAIACGHNYCMNCIKTHWDEEDEKGIHSCPQCRETFTPRPALKKNTMLAALVEQMKKTGLQAAPADHRYAGHEDVGCDFCTERKLKAIKSCLVCLASYCEKHLQPHYDLAPLKKHKLVEPSKNLQENICSKHGKVTDIFCRTDQKCICYLCSVEQHKGHDTVSAAAEIAERQRELEERRGNIQQRIQDREKDVKLLQQEVEAINHSADKTVEDTETIITKLIRLLRKRRSDVKQQIRSQQETEVSRVKDVQEKLEQEITELKRKDAELEQLSHTEDHNQFLLNYPSLSALSESTHSSSINIRPLRHFEDVAAAVSELREKLQDVLRDSWTNISLMVTKVDVLLSEPEPKSRAGFLKYFCEITLDPNTAQTQLALSEGNRKVVLMGQSQSYPRHPDRFTHYYQVLSRESLTGRCYWEVEWSGGPTIIGVAYKNISRVGIGKECLIGDNGKSWALNCHDSKFGHNNIWTSISGPVSSRAGVYLDHRAGILSFYSISETMTLIHRIQTTFTEPLLAGLYVYKTGCSAEFCKPN from the coding sequence ATGAGAGctcaaacatgtttctgttttcaggaaaTAAAACTCATACAGTCTTTGAGACTgagagcagaaatggagcagCAGGCAGTTCAGTTGGATagagaaacttttttctgttcgatctgtctggatctactgaaggaTCCGGTGGCTATTGCCTGTGGACACAACTACTGTATGAACTGTATCAAAACCCACTGGGATGAAGAGGATGAGAAAGGAATTCACAGTTGTCCACAGTGCAGGGAGACATTCACACCGAGGCCTGCGCTAAAGAAGAACACCATGCTAGCAGCTTTAGTGGAACAGATGAAGAAGACTGGACTCCAAGCTGCTCCTGCTGATCACCGCTATGCTGGACATGAAGATGTAGGATGTGATTTCTGCACTgagagaaaactgaaagccatcAAGTCCTGTTTAGTCTGTCTGGCCTCTTACTGTGAGAAACACCTTCAGCCTCATTATGATCTTGCTcctttaaagaaacacaagctggtggagccgtccaagaacctccaggagaacatctgctctAAGCATGGTAAGGTGACTGATATCTTCTGTCGCACCGATCAGAAGTGTATCTGTTATCTCTGCTCTGTGGAGCAACATAAAGGTCACGACACAgtgtcagctgcagcagaaatagctgagaggcagagagagctggaggagagacgaggaaacatccagcagagaatccaggacagagagaaagatgtgaagctgcttcaacaggaggtggaggccatcaatcactctgctgataaaacagtggaggacaCTGAAACCATCATCACCAagctgatccgtctcctccGGAAAAGAAGAtctgatgtgaagcagcagatcagatcccagcaggaaactgaagtgagtcgagtcaaagatgttcaggagaagctggagcaggagatcactgagctgaagaggaaagacgctgagctggagcagctctcacacacagaggatcacaaccagtttctcctcaactacccctcactgtcagcactcagtgagtctacacactcatccagcatcaacatccgtcctctgagacactttgaggacgtggcagcagctgtgtcagagctcagagagaaactacaggacgtcctgagagactcatggacaaacatctcactgatgGTCACTAAGGTGGATGTTCtactgtcagaaccagaaccaaagagcagagctggattcttaaaatatttttgtgaaatcacTCTGGATCCAAACACAGCACAAACACAGCTGGCACTATCAGAAGGGAACAGGAAGGTGGTATTGATGGGTCAATCTCAGTCTTATCCTAGACATCCAGACAGATTCACTCATTATTATCAGGTTCTGAGTAGAGAGAGTCTGACTGGGcgttgttactgggaggtggagtggaGTGGAGGACCAACTATCATAGGAGTCGCATACAAGAATATCAGCAGAGTAGGAATAGGAAAGGAATGTTTAATTGGAGATAATGGCAAATCGTGGGCATTAAATTGTCATGATTCTAAATTTGGTCACAACAACATCTGGACCTCCatctcaggtccagtttcctccagagcgggagtgtacctggatcacagagcaggtattctgtccttctacagcaTCTCTGAAACCATGACTCTGATCCACAGAATCCAGACCACATTCACTGAACCGCTGCTGGCTGGACTTTATGTTTATAAAACTGGATGTTCTGCAGAGTTCTGTAAACCCAACTAG